Proteins from a single region of Diorhabda sublineata isolate icDioSubl1.1 chromosome 2, icDioSubl1.1, whole genome shotgun sequence:
- the LOC130453265 gene encoding ribosome biogenesis protein WDR12 homolog, translated as MQNSTECQLQIRFITKQEIYAVPDVPLSVPQAIDTSSLNALINQLLKESNFDYLKPIEFDFLAIGELLRVPLINHLQERNVSTETTIDIEYLERTPAPEPKNSLLHDDWICGIETLDKWILTGCYDNSINIWTTHGKLIKSSKEHKNMVKSVTWIDKSDASKGFISVSHDLTALVWSFQPGTDNVTPKAVLRGHERGIDSVGVSPNALRIATGGWDTNLKLWTTSLEEEANEPAHKKSRNNNSVITKTPISTLKGHKETVSDINWIDNYVVSTISMDHTIKFWDAELCGIKNEIVGQKAYLSSSWSPLSNALLASSADRHIRLYDPRSTEGSLCKTTFTSHTLWVSSVMWSTYDEHLFLSGGYDSAVKMWDTRSPKAPLYNLQGHEGQVLKVDWSNRKYMVSGGSDNSVHIFKNKHI; from the exons ATGCAGAATTCTACAGAGTGTCAATTACAAATTAGATTTATAACTAAACAAGAAAT TTATGCAGTTCCAGATGTACCCCTTTCAGTACCCCAAGCGATAGATACGAGTTCTTTAAATGCATTAATAAATCAGTTATTGAAAGAAAGTAATTTCGATTATTTGAAACCGatagaatttgattttcttGCAATTGGGGAACTATTGAGAGTTCCTCTTATTAACCATTTACAAGAACGGAATGTATCAACAGAAACTACTATagatattgaatatttagaaaGAACTCCAGCTCCGGAACCAAAAAATTCCTTGTTGCATGATGATTGGATATGTGGAATAGAAACATTGGACAAATG gaTATTAACAGGATGTTATGATAACTCCATAAATATATGGACAACACATGGAAAACTGATAAAATCTTCAAAGGAACacaaaaatatggtaaaatctGTTACATGGATAGATAAATCTGATGCTAGTAAAGGATTTATCAGTGTATCTCATGATTTAACAGCATTGGTGTGGTCATTTCAGCCTG gTACTGATAATGTAACACCAAAAGCAGTTTTAAGGGGTCACGAAAGAGGTATAGATAGTGTTGGTGTCAGTCCAAATGCATTAAGAATAGCAACTGGAGGTTGGGATACAAATTTAAAACTATGGACTACAAGTTTGGAAGAAGAGGCAAATGAACCAGCACACAAAAAGAGCAGAAATAATAACAGTGTGATAACCAAAACACCGATTAGTACTCTTAAAGGGCATAAAGAAACTGTTTCAGATATAAACTGGATTGATAATTATGTAGTATCCACCATTTCAATGGACCACACTATTAAATTTTGGGATGCCGAA CTATGTGGTATAAAGAATGAAATTGTCGGTCAAAAAGCATATCTCAGTTCCTCTTGGTCGCCATTATCAAATGCGCTCTTGGCTTCATCTGCAGATAGACACATCCGTTTATACGACCCAAGATCTACAGAAGGATCTTTATGTAAAACCACTTTTACGTCCCATACTTTATGGGTTAGTTCTGTGATGTGGTCGACATATGATGAGCATTTGTTTTTGTCTGGAGGATACGATTCTGCTGTGAAAATGTGGGATACTCGAAGTCCTAAAGCACCTCTTTACAATCTACAAGGACACGAGGGACAAGTTTTAAAAGTGGATTGGTCAAACAGGAAATACATGGTGTCAGGGGGTAGTGATAATAGTGTAcacatttttaagaataaacatatttaa
- the LOC130452816 gene encoding cytoplasmic dynein 1 light intermediate chain 2, translating to MPPLVEKSTENITVNEDDKKNLWSQILHDVQKNGNPKLSPHKQILVLGDNESGKTTMVAKLQGIENSSKGSGLEYAYIDVRDDYRDDHTRLSVWVLDGDPAHVDLLKFALNEETFQETLVILTVSMTTPWGILEQLQHWASVLADYLDKLKLDIDLRQARKQLMIKMWLDYVEPGDELDPASPMKRSSRNLGDDDELFDGNSLPEGTLTSNLGLDIVVVVTKTDFIQNLEKEQDYRDEHLDFMQQWIRKFCLQYGAALFYTSAKEDKNCDLLYKYLTHRIYGFPFHTPALVVEKDAVFIPAGWDNMKKICILYENMHSCTPENYYRDVIVQPVTRKAINRETEIIAEDEQAFLTRQQQISFGGGAPSIRLGESPARPPIGGIQGSPRKLDGSKVVSSPGGEGVLANFFNSLLYKKTGSPGGGASKISGAESLPDKSMRTDAAAELDRLARGAGKKLPVSTTPNAHKGTGTGSTETNPDLDETSKGDKKNSTGSSITHDAGVDFNASDC from the exons atgcCGCCTTTAGTtgaaaaatcaactgaaaatatAACTGTAAATGAggacgacaaaaaaaatttatggtcTCAAATTTTGCATGACGTCCAAAAAAATGGCAATCCCAAATTATCCCCACATAAACAAATACTTGTCTTGGGTGACAACGAATCTGGAAAAACTACCATGGTAGCTAAACTTCAag GTATTGAGAATTCCAGTAAAGGTTCTGGATTAGAATATGCTTATATTGATGTAAGAGATGATTATAGAGATGATCACACCAGGTTGAGTGTGTGGGTTTTGGATGGAGATCCAGCTCATGTAGATCTTCTTAAATTTGCCCTTAACGAGGAAACATTTCAG gaAACGCTTGTAATTTTAACTGTGTCAATGACTACACCTTGGGGTATATTAGAACAATTACAACATTGGGCTTCTGTTTTGGCTGATTATCTTGATAAATTGAAACTTGATATTGATTTGAGACAGGCTAGAAAGCAACTAATGATTAAAATGTGGCTAGATTATGTAGAACCAGGAGATGAATTAGATCCTGCTTCGCCTATGAAGAGGAGCTCTAGAAATTTAGGAGATGATGATGAATTATTTGATGGAAATTCATTACCTGAAG GTACTCTTACAAGTAATCTAGGTCTGGATATAGTAGTTGTGGTAACAAAAACAGActttatacaaaatttggaaaaggaGCAAGATTACAGAGATGAACATCTAGATTTCATGCAGCAATGGATAAGAAAATTCTGTCTGCAATATGGAGCAGCTCTCTTCTACACTAGTGCAAAAGAGGATAAAAACTGcgatttattatataaatatttaactcATCGTATTTATGGCTTTCCGTTTCATACACCGGCTCTAGTTGTTGAAAAAGATGCAGTATTTATACCCGCCGGTTGggacaatatgaaaaaaatttgcattttatatgaaaatatgcaCTCTTGTACGCCTGAAAATTATTACAGGGATGTAATAGTACAGCCAGTTACTAGAAAAGCTATAAATAGAGAAACCGAGATAATTGCTGAAGATGAACAAGCATTTTTGACTAGACAGCAACAGATTTCGTTTGGAGGAGGTGCTCCATCTATCCGCTTAGGAGAATCACCAGCTAGACCACCCATTGGAG GAATCCAAGGTTCTCCTAGGAAACTGGATGGCTCAAAGGTAGTTAGTTCACCAGGAGGTGAAGGTGTTTTGGCTAATTTCTTTAATTCTCTTCTGTATAAAAAAACTGGCAGTCCGGGCGGAGGTGCTTCAAAAATTTCAGGGGCAGAAAGTTTACCGGATAAAAGTATGAGAACAGATGCTGCAGCAGAACTAGATCGATTAGCCAGAGGTGCAGGTAAAAAGCTTCCTGTTTCTACTACACCAAATGCACATAAAGG AACTGGTACTGGAAGTACAGAAACTAATCCAGATCTTGATGAAACATCCAAAggtgataaaaaaaattcaactggATCTAGTATTACACATGATGCAGGTGTCGATTTTAATGCTTCtgattgttaa